GTATACATACTAGTATTTTACATTTTGAATGTTATAAATTTACATGTGCTCCGTGCATCGGCACGGGTATACATACTAGTATTTTACATTTTGAATGTTATAAATTTACATGTGAATCACAATGTGATTTTTCTAGGGTCGTTGTTAACTCTCAATAACTTCTAAACTAGACAAATGGGTTGTAAGTTTTAAGATTGCCATATGAGTTTAAAGAtagagttgtctaaatgactcatgtggGTTACTAACTCACAACTCAATGgatcaatataatttttttataaataaaataaagaaattctAATTCATTCATCTTCGATATGATTGGACAATGCGTTATTTAACTCAATCTTTCTCATaaatcatttagacaaccccttaaaGGATAACTCTGCTAACCATTTCTTTAGTGGAGAATTCATTCACCTCCTTCGCTTGGCATGCTTATGTCAAGTCTATATTGTGGCGGCATAACTTAACTTTTCAGATACTAAATTAATcatacatatttttttcttgACCAAGTTATCTCCACATTTAGTAGTTGTGAGACTAATCACTGACCCTACAATCAACGCATTAAGCAGTAAAGTTGACCAATgaggttttatttttttcattcacaagagTTGAGCTTCAAATTCTCAACCACTATTTTTTTCATTACGTTAACTCACTTGATTAATTAACTACACAtttatctttgtttttttttttttatctccataCACACACTACAGAGTGTCTCAGAACATTTTTCCATATTATGTTCAGATGATAACAAATATTCATCATTGAAATAGGAAAAGTAATCCTTTCCACTCCAATCCTAGAAGAATATTGTgaaaaaatctttcaaacaCCAAATGGTCGATGACCAGCCTGTCAAAGATATTCCAAGAGTACAGAGTAAATTCCATTctgaaaatcaaaagaaaaaaaattgccaTGGAATGACCGTATGCCTCACTTGCAGCTACATTAtgaattataattaataattaataggaATAgtcaaaagttaaaaaaataataaccaGATTATGGCGTTACGCTACCACATTACTAACATCCATCAAGCTGTTTGGCTGTTTTAACCAACACCCTTAATGTGACATAAATTGAACGTATAAAAttttaagagtttaatggatatgcactgacagtgtaaaatagttttacacagtcatccaatcaaagcatgtcacataggagagataattacatttgactttaattttaattaaaataataagatattttctgatttggcggaattcaattggatgtctgtgtaaaactattttacactgtcagtgcatatccattaaactcaaattTTAAACAGGAAATATTTTCTTAGGGAGActatttactatttatgaatataaATTTTGAATGAGTACAACTCCGATCAACACCACAAATCATCATAGCTTGCCACAAGGCCTATAAAAGTACTTACAAATTATCCTCTAACACAACTCTCATTacaacaatgaaaaataaacacATCCATTTAAACGATACTGGCGTGAGTCAACATGTTTTCTAACTATATTTATGCATGCTACTTcactttttttagaaaaaaaatttggcTAACATATCCAGCAAATGCTTCTTAATATAATTTCAAGAGCCACATTATAAAATACATTTGGGACAGCATCAGAGTCAAGAAAGTGAATTAACGGATACAAATGCCATAATCACCACGTCAAAACCAGGTCGTTTAAAAACTCAAAAGgcataatgatttttttttttgaggaaCAAAAGGCATAATGATAAACTAAAGCGAATGCAGTCAATTAATTGTCCTAGTTCACAACGCGCCTCCTCGCGCGTCACCTAGATTAGAAACATCTAAAAGGCATGCATTTAATAACAAAAAGAAATAGTTGGAAATTGCAAAACCATTCGCCGCACAGTTTTCAGAGTCAGATCCAGTTGTCTTCAATAACAAACAGGGAACACGTAGGACCCACTCGCACCCCCACCACGTGCTCTTCACTCGCCTCCACACAAAAATTATAATACCACGCACCACATCATAGCAACACCTCTAGAATCTTCCATAACcgcaaaaattaaaaataacaaaaaaaaagcttCACATACACGATTCAAATCTCAACGTACAAGCCTAAATTCTTCTATAAtagcaaaaaaaattaaaatcaaaaaaattctCCAGTCCAATCACATTCacgaaaatagaaaaaataaaagaaaactcGAAATTACAAAAATAACAGAAAAATGCTATGAAATTACCATTCAGGACATGAGAACAGATGAAATCACAAAAGCAGACAAGGCAGTTACAGTAACGGTGAGAATCACAGAAGCTTTCACCGTGACACCAGCAGACTTGCCGGAAGTGCTCCTCTCCGCCGCAGTAGACGGAGCATCAGCCGGAGCACCGTCAGGAGTCTCACCTGCAGGAGCCGGAGGCGACGCCGGAAGCGGCGAGGGAGCCGAAGCTGGGGAGGGACCAGAAGCCGGAGCCGGAGAAGGCGCACTAGCAGGCTCCGGCGCCGGAGCGGGAGACGGCGACTTCGCGAAAAGCTCCGGTGGAAGAAGCACGCTGTCGACAGAGTAAATCGAGAGTGGAGTGGAGTCAAGCACGGTGTCGGCAACCCTGGAGGAATCAACGCCGGTGTGGAGAGTGACGGAGTCGCCGGCGACGGAGACAGTGTACTCGAACTTCCCGGCGCCGTTGGTGGCGAGAGTGCTGATTGGATCCTTGGTGGTTTTGAGGGATCCAACTGGCAGGTACTTAGCGACGGCGTGATACTGTAAGAGCGAGACTACCTCAGCGTTGGTGAGCTTGCTCAGATCAGGGACGCCACGTGCCTTGAAAGCTTCATCCGACGGTGCGAAGATGGTCAAGCCTTTGTCAGCAGCAGATTGGAACGTTTTGATGAGGCCGTTAGAGAGGACTAACGACGCAAACGTTTTGCAACCGGCTTTCTCGATGAGAGCGGTTAGATTGACGGAGGAAGACGGCGGAGGAGCGGAGAGGACTCCGGGAGCGATGATCGGAGCGCTGATCTCGAGGACGGAGATGTTGTAGGGGATTTGCTTGACGGATTTGGTGTAGGTGGAGGCGAGTTTGGAGCCGGGTGCGGCGGAGCCGAAGGCGACCTTGCCGCCTTTGAGGTCGGTGATGTTGACGGATCCGACGTTGCCGGTGGCGGTGCCGGTGGTTTGGAAGAGAGTGGTGGAGAGTGTGGTGCCGTCGGTGAGTTGGTGGAGTTTGGTGTTGTCGAAGTAGTCGAGGAGGATGAGGAGGCTGAGCACGTTCTTGACGACGGGGAGAGGGTGGGAGGCGGTGATGGCGGAGAATGCGGAGTTAGGGATGACGAGGACGGTGATGGTTTGGCGGCTGTTGATCTCGTCGGCGAGCTTGGTTTGGGAGAGGAAGGAGTTGTAGGAGCTGTAGTCGGGGTTGGCGGCGAGAATCTCGGTGATGTTGTGGGCGGagacggcggcggcggcggcgaggGAGAGAGcaaggaggaagaggaaaggGGAGTAGTTACCCATTTTGGTGAAATGGGTGACAATGGCGGtggtagagagagagagggttgTGAAGTGAGTTAGTGAGTGAGTGGAGAGTGATGAAGAGTGTGTGAGTGAAGAGGTTGAGCAAGAGTTAAAGATAGAGGAAGGTGAGGGTGGTGTCTAACTGTCAATGTGCCAGCGTGTGTATTGGGTTTGCTTAACCATGGTTAAGGGcactaagggcccgtttggtgaccaggataggataggataagacaggataataatcatattctGTTGTTGTATGGTGGGATGAAGCCAAAATCGTCCAAAATCACATTGCATGAAGAAAGAAGTTTCTGCTTTTTCTCAAAGATAACAAGATCCGATAGATGAGAAATAATCAAATGACTTAATCTCCCAACTAAAATTTAATGCAGGATTTACAGTTGCTCCAATCTTATAGCTCTGTTTAAATTAGAACAACCGATACCGATGATGCAAGTTAATCTACACGTTTATCTCCCAAGACTTCAAATGCATTTTAGTAGAATTAGTTTAAATTTTTGTGTATGCGTATGTTTGAAATTCTTCTATAATTAGTTCTGAAGTACATGAGTTTTACTCGtatgataaaaaattatatttgcaTGGTAAatctttatatatttttcttaattttgagAATTTTAATTTAGGTTGTCTAAATCATTTAAGATTTACTTTGAATAAAACTATCATAATTTTAGGTGGTTCAAATAACATTTTGACATGTGTCTTACAAAACTCTAACTCATGAATTTGCACAtatgttaaaatattattaggTCACTTAAAATTATGGTATTTTACTTAATTTCCTTTAGCTAATTTAAACAACCATATGTTTGTACACACTGATATGTTTGCattacataaaaaatataagTACCTACCCTTAAAAAAAAGAGCTAACTCATATGTTTGTACACACTGATATTATAAAAAAAGAGACATGATTACATTATCATTTTCTactgacatatatatatatatatgctaatTAACAAACAGCACCTTTAATGTATACTTAGTGCACTCAATGTACACAATGCCTTGAGTGACAATGCAGCTAAAGTGCGAATATAATGCTGATGTAGGATATTTTGTTTTGGCATAGCATAACTTGATGGGCATATGCTTTTACAGGGAGAAAACATAAAGAGAAGTGACGGAAAGGGGTAACTATAGTGCAAACAAAAAGGAAGGTTAGGTTAATTAACTAGGGTTGAGTTGCAATATTACAGATGGAGGAAGACCATGTGAGATGACAGGGGAGAGGGGACAAGGATGATTTGGTCACAACTGGAAATGCAAAGGGCGATTGATTGTGTGGGCATTGTGGCATTCGTTGGCAAGGTGGCAGCTCTTTCGGTGAAATGACTTTCGTGCCCCTCTTCTCTTTCTTCTGTCCTTTTCCAGAGATTGTGTGTATTTGTATATGTAACGGTCTAAATAAATTCAAAAATGATGCGAagagtttattttttaaacaatgCGAAGagcttgtttttttttctacctCGGAAAACTAATGTGAAGAGTTTGTAACGTTAGATAAATATAAGGAAAAATTATAGGGGTGTTGTTGCTAACATAATGGTTCCAAAAAATTTATACATGTAACTTATGATGTTCTTATAACTAATATTAAGTGCAGTTTAAATTAGTTTATGAATAAGTGAATACGGTAAGTTTGAAGAAGTTTATCAACAATTTATTTTACCTTATTCTATAATATAAACTTTAATGTTCAGCTTCGAAAGACTTATTAAAATAGTTTATAAATTTCTCATAAGTGGGTTttagtttatttcaataaatttctcAAAATAATTAGGAATTAAACACTTATAAATACTCATCAGAGAGCAAAACAATTTATCCCTCTTTAAATCATAACCGGGCTCATGGGCTAGATGAGTTAACTCATTTtagaaattagaaaaaaaaatgtgaggaaaaattaaaatttcaatgTGTTACAGGTTATTgtgaaaaattaatatttcattattaaaaattgactttttacagttaataaataaaaaattatgaaaagaaacaaatttaaataaaataaaaatgagctAGCTCAACTTACTTCAATTTCAACCGGTTAACAACCACGAGTTAGTTGTGctgaataaaaaaaactcacttaAATTTGACTATGGGCCTCTATTTTTTAATTAACCCTCCGAAGAAATGGGTTGAGCCGATTTGGTTAACGAGCTAGGATCCATTTTTCACATACCTACTAGCAAGTATTTATTGTTAATTACTAGTatttattgaaattaaaattttaatgcaaAATTCTCAAGATGGGGTTGTGTATAGAATTGGATTATATGTTCTCCTTGCCTTGAACTGGAACTTCACAGTTAATCTATGACAAGAACAGAAGAAAAAGCTGGAGAAGAAAAAGGATATTTATTGAGGATAAGTGCTGCAAGCAAAAACCATAGTGCAAATGGGTTAGTCTTACAGAAACATAATGTGTGTGACAGTGTAAAGTGCTTAGTTTGTTGATTTTTTTCTGCTTGTTTGAAAGTTAAAGGGTGTTAAAGACTCAAGTGATTTTCTgattttcttcctctttttgACCCTGTTCCAAGAGATTATGAAGATTTGGTTCCCTTTTAAGCATTAACTGCTTTTGACCCAAAAAATAGTATTAACTGCTTCAAAATTCAGTTCTGGCATAGTCAATGATATATGTGATACATTATGAATCCTCAgtatttatatttacttttatttaTCAGATTTATACTTACTTTTCTTCATCagcagtgtaacaccccgatttcggtggcgtcactttagtaaccaaaagtaaacttaatgcggaaatacgtgaatattttttttttcgatataataactaagacaagactgaattaaataaaacccaaatgcgaaaagcaataaaactattatacaatatatatttacaacccccgctgtaagtacccaacctcatcacgagtaacctccagtgacggaaagtagtagaaaagaacgctcgtaggcaaaaggtataatccaaaagaaaggttaggtgtctgcaacactgtccctcaaaataagaataagtcagcccagatggcctaaaacaagacctcttaagtccaaccaactctctgtgattcccgtaaaggaaccacacaaaaagctataggtgggaaactactctgtccccaaagaaaacaaatgatgttcagagctaagactctactcctacactaatcccatctcgaggagctcacaccagcactaaaacctacatgctagcatgatcgtcgtccgaattcgaaatccagaacgacctagtctatgtacatcatccgtcctccgctcgctatcgcgatgcgctcctgttccagcatcccaactctagtttcccccgaagggtgaaccgtcgtgaaccagtccgccaaagacatctgacaaagggcgtttgtccgccaaagcacacacagaagacgcgagggtcaactccaaagaattacataaataatagcaccaatagatatagatcagagaatagccacttaggcttatagctagggataacatcctagggttgcatattccataatgaacttaacagcaataataacaattaacatgttccaaataggattaacaaataacaatcacactcgacaactaaatcagtatgcatgaatgcaggatgattagtcaaacaacgtctccgactctcactcgacacgtcgccacgtgttctaggtaaattaaagtctctaaaagcttaccctaaggtaaagtcgattctgcgacaaaagacacttcttcacatcaacatagtaactcatgatgatctccggatcatccgactcatctcaatccgatggtcacaactgctcaacaagcaaagagtatcacatactcggaaactaccggtttcccggacttatccccaggatagcccaacaattaggcatgtcaagtcgatccaaccccttgggttgaacatacggactcgcacacgcaactcccacaattaggcatgtcgagtcgatccaacccatcgggatggacatacggactcgcacacgcaacaaatgacaacgccaagtcgattcactcaaaggagtcgaacatacggacgttgcgcgtgtccaatgactatcgccgaatcgatccaatccatcggattgaacatacggatccgcgcgtgtcgaaaagttgtcgctgaatcgatccaatccctcggattgaacatacggattcccgcgaggtaaaatggcaatcgctgaatcgatccaatccctctgattgaacatacggactcacgcgtgcctgagtgactaccgccgaatcgatccaatccatcggattgaatatacggattcgcgcgtgtcaacaattattgccgaatcggcccaacccgtcgggtttggacatacggattcgcgccgcaaagtcgaagatacacccaacaacatagctactccaacagcacaacaacaatagctgctccaacagcacaacaacaaacgctgctccaacagcaccacaacatctacatactcgaagcctctcaactttctcaatgctgggatccgacgacacttctcgttttccaaaactatgatttgcatccaaagcttccttccgagattattaccattacttaaagatttagaggttgtttaatgtcttatgagttttctttacaaaataattatccttttagtcttatcgcaaatcctataagttctcgggatctcctaatccccaaatgactccagagaatgtctcgatccataaacatcataacaaggcccgaatctcattcgtcctttcaagcttcctcaaaactctcaaaataaaatcggcatgacctgcccgcttttctcaccgttcagatactcagattccagtacagagcatattcaattcatcacaatcaacaacatgtcatatatcgataaatcgcatcataaacacttagcacttagcatataaagcatgcaccacacatcctagattacccacataacacatagaatgtaagtcaatctcaaaaacattcagtagatgaatcatctacattgtcagccgaagcctcagaaaacattttccaatcacacacaattccagtgcataaacagtaaacaatgtcgaaacatcgaccctaagcattaactagagattcagtgagaagccctcacctgaaagttctccagtaTGAGCGTCaaacgcttcctcacactcaaagtgttgctcctcagaaaattcctcaaaagttcctttaaaacaaaatcacagaaatactatcagaatctatcgaaaactaagttatcgatacttactaaggttactcgaagtaatctatactctaaggtacgataatctagcgcgaaagacaagttttcggaaaaaggaaatttcctcctcccccccctaatagggctcggccacttttcacaattatggggctcaatttttcttcgatcaaacttggttcctatgctattataagccgtaactaagggtattctaaactcagaaaaattatcggatcaaaaactgtcgcaggggtattttggtcatgattttttacttagaattttcaaaactgaaatcccaaaaataaaattttgcagggacgtcaccaatgacgtttatgacaactaatcctactagcactaagctaaggcgatagttttcagcctaaaggttgatgctttacaccaaaaactccaaaaatgggtattttaggttcaaattgattccggcggaattccggcgacataacggaaaatctaacccggcagaagtgatcttgggcgcataaggaagaggtttagaatcagaaatgaaagattcaggatagttttgcaaaaacccataaactatccgctcagaaaactctacagaaaagctatggaaaaagcgatcagaggtaaggattagcgactatacctcgaagccttgaagtagcaactaacggatcaacgatcaagcaaacgatgaagaaaaactcttcttccttcttccttgttcttggccgcggttttgggagagaaaatggaggagaatttgtgtttttcttcctttctttgctatatataaaggttggaaattcgcgggaaaatgaaagtttcgcgaatctgatttttccggcttcattctccatgaattaatagatatgttttggcaaaagaattccaaaactataaagaggtctccttgtatttttggcaactaaagcatagttggtataaaactattttacccgataagttgctttttgcatcgaatgtcggaatagaaaacttccttctgaagaaagattgaaatcatcaagagaaatgggtgtacgcgtgtagaatattcatttgaagctctgaatagaaaaagtcttcattgtcgagaaattctagggttttgaaataccagggattcggtttcggcaaacttccgatgattggaatcggacgttcgtagattctagagtttcgcctcgaaacgattgtgatatatggaaaaagagaagttctaacatttctctgaagatttttggaattaacttccgtcgtgcctaaaagtgaaaattagctatatactagggtttctgacctaggtttaagcgtaaaacgatcgtgctataacttttatcgatcataatgcaatccttgaaattttcctgaactttctccttcataaatatatttcatttaataaactttcgttcaggtttcccttcacattacatcaaccctaatcgtgaataagaagtttattcacttagcataagcttaaaaacttgggccttacaagcagggccggccctgggcctgtgcaagcagggtcggccctgggcctgtgcaagcaggcccacagcccagggcctcaaAAAAAGAAGGGCCCCaaaaaaaattcgaatactTTTTACAGCGTTTTTACTTAAAAAAGCGCTGTAAATAGTTAATCTTTTACAGCGCTTCGTACCGCTGTATACTATTTAACAGCGGCGAGTGGTCCGAAACGCTGTAAAAGGCCTTTTTTTGCTTAGTGTTCTtattaaactttctccaaaaaagaaatttaagggtccatttttatta
This is a stretch of genomic DNA from Lotus japonicus ecotype B-129 chromosome 1, LjGifu_v1.2. It encodes these proteins:
- the LOC130728154 gene encoding fasciclin-like arabinogalactan protein 10; its protein translation is MGNYSPFLFLLALSLAAAAAVSAHNITEILAANPDYSSYNSFLSQTKLADEINSRQTITVLVIPNSAFSAITASHPLPVVKNVLSLLILLDYFDNTKLHQLTDGTTLSTTLFQTTGTATGNVGSVNITDLKGGKVAFGSAAPGSKLASTYTKSVKQIPYNISVLEISAPIIAPGVLSAPPPSSSVNLTALIEKAGCKTFASLVLSNGLIKTFQSAADKGLTIFAPSDEAFKARGVPDLSKLTNAEVVSLLQYHAVAKYLPVGSLKTTKDPISTLATNGAGKFEYTVSVAGDSVTLHTGVDSSRVADTVLDSTPLSIYSVDSVLLPPELFAKSPSPAPAPEPASAPSPAPASGPSPASAPSPLPASPPAPAGETPDGAPADAPSTAAERSTSGKSAGVTVKASVILTVTVTALSAFVISSVLMS